CCTTGTTACTGACATTGAAAGCACTGTGCAGCTGCAGCCACTTTAATTGGCTGATTCAGGTGAGAGGTGTAGTCTCAGTACCGTGCAATGTTGTTCTTCTTGGGGATTGTGTCTGAACATGGAGAACACAGCATTGATGGCAACCAGCAGTGTCTGTCCCACTTCCTTTTGTATGCATCCTCAAAAAGGTTGTTGTTTGCACATAATCCCACTGAAACAATCCACGAGACTTTCAAAAGCTCAACTGCTGTTTCTTTACTTGTGGAGACAAGTAGTGTGTGATGGTGTGAACTGCAATCCCCTGGGGCAGTTTTAAAGTGAACAGCGGCATAACAAGGTTTAGTTGGCATATAGTATAGCTCTGTAGTGCCTGTTGCTCCCACTGGGAATGGGGGTTACTAGTCTGTTCTTCcaaaataattgattttttGCCAACAGGTAGCATTGACATTGATGACAAAACATCCGCTTCCTCGCATTGTACAGCAGTGCTAGTTGTTTTCAGTGCTGAAACTGATCTCATGCTGGGCTTTTGCTGATGTTTGTGACTGCCTCTTTGGCAGGAGGACTGTGTGTAGCATGCTGCTTTACTCTGAGGACCCCAGTGATTAGCACTGGTAGCACAATGGCTATTTGTGGTGGGCATCATGACATACTGGGTTTTGTGTATTGGAATCTCCCCTGTAAATATGGTCTGTTTCATTGCCACTCTTGATGTTCAACCTGAAGTGAGTTCTCACTGGAGAGCAATCTTTACTTCTTTCTCCGACACCCTCTTGTTCTTGTGTACCACCTGATGTCATCTAGTGCATCCCCTCTCTTTCCATCTGTCCACTGCATTCTTTCACTTGCATCCTCTATCTggtctctttttcttcttccccctcTCCTCTTCAATGATTTCATGTCTTACTAGAGACTTCTATttccttctttcattttctgctttacTCTTCCTTTTCTCAGAGTCATGGTGGTTTTTGATGTCTTGTCTTGTCAATGACATCCTGGCCAAGTTTCCACCCTTCTGTCCCATCTCCCTGTTCTCTCCTCTACATCTGTTTTTCAAGGTCAAGTTTTCCACTTGGGGATGTCTCCCTCTTACAGCTATTGTCCTGTTGTCATCCTGTACTGTGGAATactttcttccttcctctcaCTTCCACATTCTCCCACCAACAATGCTACAGGCCTTTTTTGTATATGGCATGATCTTTTGCTCTCATTGATGTCATGGTAAATTCCTCTAACCTTTTCATTCTCTCCCTCAGGGTCAGGCAAGGCGCCGGAAGAACATGCCAGCCTTCCTGGGGGACTCCAGCATCCCCTCACCAGACTCGCTGGGCAGCTCTCTCCCAAGCACTGCATTTGCTGCCGCTAACAGTGCCATGGGCCCAGACAGGTGGAAGAACCGGGCCGCCAGTCGCTTCAGTGGCTTTTTCAGCTCTGGTGCTGGCACTAGCCCTTTCGGCAAGGTTAGCGGCACAGCCTCTCTGTACACCTATGCTCAGAATTCAGAAGTTGCACTTGCCTAGTCTCTTACTTTGAGCTTATTTCCTTGAAGCCTTAGaatagtttgtttccttcttgCCCCAGGTGCTTAATTCAAAGACCTTGGCAGGGTTTGGAAGCATTGTCAGCACTAAACTTAAACCTGGTGTCTGTCCCCTGGTTACTCTATATATGGCATCTGTGCTGTCTGTTTGATCTTTCTGTCTACATGGTTCAGTGCAGCCTTTttctttcaaacattttctgacAAAAGAATTGCATGTAGTTAGgcacatgttttatattttacaatttagTAGATGATTTTGTCCAGATTGATTTGTAAGTTAATCACATTTAAGTACAGCGACTTGCTACAAGACATAGTGGTTCCAATGGATGTGAGGCTGTCAACATTGACTATCAAACATCTGGAGGAAGCAGGTATCTACAATACATAAGATCAGCCCCCAAGGAACAGTAGAACATGACATCTGGTGGTCATACTATTGAGTACTGTATGTAGTTAACCTCTCGTGGAGGTAATAGCAGGGAGCTGCCTCCTTGTTTTATATCCGCAGTGGCTTGAGGTGTGTTGAGCAGTTTTTCCCATTCAGAATGTGCAAAAGTATTTTATGTTGCTTAGCCATGGCATCAGTATGTTGAAAGGAGCTCATTGGAACAcagtgctgctctttctctACTTGAATTTATAAACCATTGACTTTATCATTGTTTCCTCTGCTTCGTTCACTGTCAAGAATTTGGATGTCATTTTGAGTTTGGAGGTGAAAAATTTGTTGATTTAGTCCTGATGTTGAAATTAATCAGTTAATGATGGGGTACCAATAGCTCTCCATGTATTCACCAGGAGATGGACcgtgtggagcagctgcagatCAAGCTTCAGTCATACACTATGTTTGGCCTGCCCAAAGTGCCCCCACAGCTGTCCTTCCATCAGGACTCCTGGGAGGAGGAGAGTGAGACCAACCTGGCCCTGGAGGACAGCTGGAAGCAGCTGCTAGACAATCCTGAGGTACGCCCCCGATTCAGTTATGTTCTTACATATGCATATGCACAAACATAGAGTTCTGAGGAGTAGCTCTCCCATATGTAGAACAAAATGTGCACCATTACATTTAAGAAACGGCTGCCTTATCACTTTCATTAGCCCTTAGCTCCAAAGAGATTCAGAAAGTCcaataagtaaaataaagaaactAACACTTCTGCTTGGCACTCTCACTACCCTACAGTCCCTGTAGTCCTATGTTggggcagtgttttttttcagcagcCACAAAAATTCACACTGCCCCTACCAAGTGGAGAACGGGGTATATGTTTACTATACACATCAGAATGTGTTTGCCTGCTTGTGTGTCTTCGCTTACACCCCTTTACATCTTCGACTCCATGTAGTCACTGAGCAGACGGCAGTTCCAGCAACAGGAGGCAATCTGGGAGCTGATTCAGACAGAGGCTACCTACATCAAGAAGCTCCGGGTCATCACCGATGTGAGTAACCCCCAGGCCATCTGCAGCAGGAAGGGCTAAAAGCAAGTGCAGTCCAAACAGTTGTCATCAGCCTCAGGTCCTTTCCATTTGTGTACATAGGTCGGCTTGTGCATGTACTTGAATGATTTCCCTGTTTGAACCCTTTGTGACTTCCCTTCTGGCTTCTCTCAccctttttccccccacagctcTTCCTGTGCTGCTTACTGAACTTGCAGGAAAGTGGCTTCCTGTTGGAGGTAGAGCCCACACGCCTCTTCAGCAACGTGCAAGACATTGTACGTCTGCACACAACACTGTGGGCCCAAGTCATGCTGCCGGCATTGGAAAGCGCCCGGCGAGATCATACGCTCCTCGACCCCACCCAGCTGGAAGAGGGCTTTCACAGCGTGAGTGGTGATTCGCTGACCCAACTAACTTCTCCTGAAACGCATCTGGCTCATGCTGTGTGGTCATGCTTCAGCAGACACTTAAATCATCATTAATAACTACATTATTCAGAAATGGGAGTTCCTCATGAAAAGTGAGATTAACCTAAATTGTGTggcttatttatttgtctggaaACCTTTATGTAATGTGATGCCATATGTGTACACTTTGCTAGGTCTAGATATAAAATCTCACTTTTCATAAATTGAAGAGGTTTAGGTCTAACAGATATAAAGAGATGCAGTATATATAGAAAGGAGGTGCTTTGTAAGGTGACTCACTATTCATGGCTTATTAAGAAGAGTCTAGAGCTCACGTCAAGCTTTTTGCCCACTGACGGCCTGCGTTCGGTTTGTGTATGTAGATTGGTGTCCAGTTCCAGCCCTACATTCGCTACTGCATGGAGGAGGAGGCCTGCATGGAGTACATGCGCAGCTTGCTGAGGGACAATGAGGCCTTCAGGACATACGTGACAGTAAGAGACATCCCACACCTTTTACTGAAGTGCccccttatttattttattttattttttttttttaaacagatgaaTGCGTACTTTCTGATTTTAGGTGCTTATCCAAAGCCATGTTTTCCTGCTTcaagttttaatttcagttctgtgtttttgttattgAAAGTTTTTACTCCAGtggttcagggtcagtacccTGCTAAAAAGTCTTAGGAAATCTCTTGAGACTGGAGCCTGCAATATTTTCACTGTGCTCCTTGCTCCTCTGTACTTTCAGTGGGCGGAGACGCACAAGCAGTGTAACCGCCTGAAGCTGGCAGACATGCTGGTGAAGCCCCACCAGCGACTCACCAAGTATCCTCTGCTGCTGAAGACTGTGCTGAAGAAGACAGATGATCCAGGTGCCCGTGATATCATCAGCCGCATGGTGAGCCTATTGTTGTGGATAAGCACCGTTACCACTTCTCAAGCGCTTGTCTGCTCTCGTATTGGCTGTTCTGTTGTGTTCTTGGAATTAGATTCTATTGTTATGCCTTATTGACTTTTAAAAAGATCtgacaaataatgaaaataggATCTGTATATCTTGACAATATAGTTTAGATGTAATCCCAACTGATAACACTCAGAAGTGTAGTACAGTAATGAGAATCAAATGGGGGTAGTGCAGAATGTGGGGAAACTAATGGTGAAAGGAGCGAAAGCAGATTATAGGAAGCACTATGGGTAGAAAGAGAAGAACATCCTGGCTACTATGTGTTTGGCCTAATTGTAAGGGACACCCTTTCAGGTGGCCTCTGTTGAGACTTTCATCAACAGTATAGACTCCCAGATGTACCAACGACAGGAGAAGAAGAAGTTGGCCTCAATTTCAAGCCGCATCGAGTCGTACGAGGCCGTGGATGGTGGCAGTGAAGAGGTAGAGAGGGTAAGTGCATGCTGAGCCTATCTTCTGAACTCTTAAGCTCTTTACTGAGATCAACCGTCAATGCACTTGATAGTTCCATAATTCTTAGTTGTTTGGTCTTGCTTTTTGTCTTCCTGGCTTTGGTGGTAACGTTATTTGTCTGTTCAGTTGAGTTTTCTTCCAAAGTCTCTCAAGTGTATATCATGTGTTTTTGGTCCTGGATTTACAAGAGACAGCTGCAGTGTCTCTCCTCTGCAGCTAAATCACATGCATCCATGCAACTGCCACAGAAAGTGGTGCTAATGTTTGTCCCCTCCAGATCCTGCGCGAGTTCAACTACTTCGACCTGATGGCTCCCATGAAGGGCACACCCACAGAAGAGACGCGACAGCTTCACCTCGAAGGAGCATTACGCATGAAGGAGGGCAAGGACAGCAGGGTGAGGGCCCTGGGCACCATGGAGGCTGAGTCAGCCTGTGCCTTTGATATGAACCCTCATACATCCTGACTGGCGAGAACAAATAAACCAGTTGAAGCTTTACAACACTGTGTTTATTAACTTACAGGCTGCACTGTCAAATTGTAAACCCCACTGCTTCTTGGGCAAGGCCTTTCagagaaaaaagctgaaatttctCCCTTCAAACTTCACATTCgcatttcatttttcaacaaaTGAAGTCATAGTGATGTCACTCAGGTCTGGCTGGACCACTGGTGTTAAGCCACTTAAGTCAAGTGCTGGATCAGAACCCAAGACTGTCATAACGGTAATGATTTTTCTCCTCTGCCATCCCTCCAGATGGAAGTGTACTGTTTCCTGTTTACCGACGTACTTCTGATCACTAAGCCGGTGAAGCGTGTGGAGAAAGTCAAAGTCATCCGCCAGCCTCTACTCATCCACAATGTTGTGTGTCGAGAACTGAAAGACCCTGGTGAGTGTAGACCAGTAGCACACACCTACAAGCACACGGCGCTCCTTACTGTCTGCAAGAAGCCTGCAGCTTCAGTTACTTAACGTACAGTTTGAGTTTCTCTTGTACTTTCTCAGAAATAGCTATTAGCAATGGATAAGTGAAGTCTTAAAAGGTCTACAGATAAAGAATGTAAGGTGGTTGAACACTTGGCCTTGATTTTCTTGTCTTGACTGGTATGCGCAGTGGGGAAATGTGTTGTGAAATTTTCTTCCTGTCGACTAGGGTCCTTCCTCGTCATCTACCTCAATGAGTTCCGCACTGCGGTGGCAGCCTACTCCTTCCAAGCCAACAGCACAGCCCAGGGACGGAGCTGGATAGAGGCAATCTGCAATGTCCAGGTACTTAATTGCTGGTGTCCCTGACTGCATGCTGTTTCAGACACCGTTGATGTACTTATGGTGCCTCCTTGGTCACATTTGCTGAAAACTGCTTTAGCTGTTGAAAGCATGGCATGAGCTCTGTATTATTTTGGAGGTTTCACGGTGCTTGGCCAAGTCCACGCAGGTTGTTTCCACAATCTTACTATAACTTGGTAGTAGTGCCTGACTGTCTGAAGAAAGCCTCAATGTTACAGAACCAGTTCCAGAAGCTGCGCTCTGAGACACTCCGTCAACAGCAGGGCCCAGCGGGGGAGCcagaagaggaagaaagcaGTAACTCAGCAGCCAGCTCACCTTGTTTACGGCACAAAGACGCACAGAGTGAAAGGTATCTGAAAGGGGGCAGTCAGTGAAGCCTGCAACCTTGAGCTCTGAGTGCCCTGTCAATAAACTCTACGCTGCCTCTAGCCCCAGTTAGCTTCTCTTCACGGTTACGTAGACACTTCCTGTAAGAAACATGCCATTGGGTAACTTTGAGCCACTTTACGCTTATCTGTTTGAACCTATCCACTGAACACTTCCTCCTCTCTTCCCCATGGCAGCCAATCGGACGGCTCAACTGAGACCCTGTCTGTGGCGATGATGGATGACACAAGTGGATACAATGATTCGTTGTCTGTGGAGGCTCTCCCCAGTGGGTCCATCGACGAAGGCTCTGTTGCTGTAGTTGAGATTCCCACCCCAACAGGATTCTATAAGGGGGTAAAACATGAAAGACCGGGGATCCCAGGTAGCTTGGAACTTGACCCCCAGTGTCGCTCCATGTCCATGGACAGTGCCTATGGCACCCTCTCCCCAGAGTCCTTGCTCAGAGAGCTCAACTTGAAGGAGAAGCCTGGCCAAGgtgaggaggaggcagaggagacTGAGGGAGAGGTagaagagacagagggagaggagcTGGACACTGAGGGGGATGCAGAAGAGACTGAGGGTGAAACGGTggagccagagggggaggagcagaCTGCCTCCACTGGCTCACAGCAGTCGGTAACAAACTCCTTCAAGCTGCGACGACGTCCCCCGGTACAGCCTCGCCTTCACTGCCTGCAGAATTATGCCCACAAGTCACGCTCAGAGGACAACTTGCTGCAGCTGGGTGGGGCCACTCACAGCCCTCCTTTACAGGTTCGGGATGAAATGACGGCACACAGGAGAGAGAGGCTCGCCCACAGTAAAAGCATGTCTCAGCTCTTTGACCGTGACTTCCTCTGTTACCCTGATTCCGCCTGGGATCCCTCAGTGAGCTATGATGGGTCAGGCAAGTTAATGGACACACTGAGGATGGCTGAGGCCCGACAGGGTCAAAGGGCCAATGGCAGTGCCTCGGACGATGAGGCAGCCTCCTCGTGTTCGCTGGAGGAGGCCTCCGTCAGCAGCTCAGAGGCTAGGTTGGCCAGGCGTTCCTTGGCCCCGCAGCACAAGAAGTTAACCCTAGCGCAGCTGTACCGCATTAGCACCACCCTGGTGCTCAACTCTACCCTTACAGCATCGTAAGTATGCCTCTACTTAACTCCATCCTACAGTCTGCAGACAAATGTGAGCTTTCCCCTGCTGGGCTGTGAAGAGACTTTATTTtttgacaattaaaaaaaactgctgtttcaaAAGAAGGGTGTAAATGTAGCTGGAGTTGACTGAAGATCAAAGTGATCTGAAAACAATTACAGTGAATTATTGCCATCTCTGAAACGATACTACTTTTAGGGTGCCATATTGAGAAATGTAATCACGCAGACTATTCTACAGTTCAaggatggcaaaaaaaatgctaattttaGAGTAGTTTATTCAATGTCTTAATTTTCTGCTTGTTTGTGCTTCGTATGTGTATATTGTCTGGCTTTTGCATGTTGTCAGCATGCTCCCGAAAAAGAACTGAAATTCTTCTGTACTCGTGCCTTTCATAGGTGTTCCTCAAAGATCTGTGCCTGGACCTCTTCTCTTCTAATTTTGCTTCCCTCATTGTCATGAGTTTTCTTATCACCTTCATACAGATGATGCCCAGATCTCATCTcatctctgtgctgtctttgACACCAGggaatttaaagaaaagcaatcTAGATATCCTGAATAAATGATCATTGCCTGAAAAAACAGCATGCTGAAATCCAGTATTGTGCACTAGGCCTTTATTCCTGCCCCAAcagatttccatttaaaaatagcTCTAGATAACATCACCCTGTCACAAAGAACCATGAGATGACGCTAGATGTAATTTGCCTATGAccatcattttttcactggCCCAGACGTGAATTTTCCTGTACAGTATCTGCAAAATCCATGTTTCTTCTCTGATTATGCTGCTTGACATTTTGTTCAGACTCCTGTTCTCTCCAGTGTTTGTCTACTGCAGCTCCCTGCTTGTTAAGGCTTCCTGCATCTCCTGTCTGTATCCTCCAGCTTATTCGGATTGCtgctgtttgtgtatttgtgcaaCAACACTCctctgctctgttctcttcTACTCCCCCTCCCAGTTGCTGCTAGGATCCACTTTAATACATTTGGTTTAACCTAGCCCAGCATAGACCTCATACACTGCCTCTTCCCGTAACCAGTGACTCACCGATCCCATGAAGTTTGGAATGAATTTCCACTTAATAAACAGGTTTATTCTCAGTCTCCGGACTTTTCAGAACCCTCTCCTAACTTGTCCGCGTGGGACTTCTCCACCTTCTGCTAATCTTGCTGCTCCAGCATGTTTGTCATCGTGCTCTTAATCCTAGGTTGTTTGTAATAATTGATTGTGTTACACTGATTGATTAGGTTTgtgttgagaattttttttaatgtgggtTGCCTTATCTCTCCTAGGGAAGTGTAGACCTGCCTGCCAACACTGCAGTGTTCACTTCAGTCATGGCCTGAAGACAGATCTACAGTGCAGGAGTCCTAGGTTGAAACCCAACTTGCAGCAACAAAAATGACTGCTTCACTTAGATCATACACTGCCTCCTGTCCTAACCAGAGACTATGTGGTGGTTGCTCTTCTTCAGTACAGCCTCACTGGCAATAACAGAgctttcttaaaattttttttttccattcgaAGAAGAAAGTGGAGAACCAGAACTGTTTGCACTTAGGTTTAAATGCGTTGGGGATGTTGCCCACAAGTGTGGCCCCTGACACTGACTGAGAAAATGAGGGCTTTGAGACAGGGCCTTGGTAGCCTGCTCTAGACCTTCAAGACCAAACTGCAACCACTACTTATGCATGGGAATAAATAACCCAGAGGACAGAAGCCGATGGAAACGGACACTGACTTTAATGTGCGGACAGAAAACGCGAAACTGCTTCTCTACCATCCATCATCCTGTTCTtatcctttgtgttttttgtttagaaGAAAATACAGGTGCACAAAAGGGTCTATTTAAAGCAGGTTGGTAAATTGTAGAGACAATTGTCTCCTGTGTACAGGGACTGAAGGACCGTTGTGCTTGTTTCAGATGCGCAGAGACCTTCTGACTgaaccaaaaataaatgtgctgttgCAACATCTGTCCCTGGAGTATGCTAGCGTTCCCAAAGATGTAAAGATAAAAATGCACATTCTGACTTATCAGTATGACTGTCATACAAAGCAACTTCGTTGTGGCCAATGTCTCGGCTTGTTCATATGGTGAAGTTTCCCAGTAAAGCTCCATTTAAgacaaaaacactaaaaattgTGAACTACGTTTTCTGCTCCTCCTGACCGGCAAACGGTGGGTGTGC
The window above is part of the Scleropages formosus chromosome 19, fSclFor1.1, whole genome shotgun sequence genome. Proteins encoded here:
- the plekhg5b gene encoding pleckstrin homology domain-containing family G member 5 isoform X3 is translated as MVPKWTMNAVLQRSPPKSWLGLRLRLNEKSTQEEKNMVCQHPDCPDRRRAAKVCHHPDCQDLNNKSPLSLCESCDSRCHLNETDSMHFDRHPRFDLQPQGSILARNVSTRSCPPRTSPPCHLEEEEEGGSDRGDRKSAGVKPVKKKPRRRHTDDPSKECFTLKFDLNVDIDTEIVPAMKKKSLREVLGPVFERKGIELSRVDLFLDQSNTPLSLNFEAYRFGGHYLKVKARPGDELKVEQGVKDLRSLSLPIMKPSGSGQGSYIVNPGSERVEHGSLGRRESIDLLGQARRRKNMPAFLGDSSIPSPDSLGSSLPSTAFAAANSAMGPDRWKNRAASRFSGFFSSGAGTSPFGKEMDRVEQLQIKLQSYTMFGLPKVPPQLSFHQDSWEEESETNLALEDSWKQLLDNPESLSRRQFQQQEAIWELIQTEATYIKKLRVITDLFLCCLLNLQESGFLLEVEPTRLFSNVQDIVRLHTTLWAQVMLPALESARRDHTLLDPTQLEEGFHSIGVQFQPYIRYCMEEEACMEYMRSLLRDNEAFRTYVTWAETHKQCNRLKLADMLVKPHQRLTKYPLLLKTVLKKTDDPGARDIISRMVASVETFINSIDSQMYQRQEKKKLASISSRIESYEAVDGGSEEVERILREFNYFDLMAPMKGTPTEETRQLHLEGALRMKEGKDSRMEVYCFLFTDVLLITKPVKRVEKVKVIRQPLLIHNVVCRELKDPGSFLVIYLNEFRTAVAAYSFQANSTAQGRSWIEAICNVQNQFQKLRSETLRQQQGPAGEPEEEESSNSAASSPCLRHKDAQSESQSDGSTETLSVAMMDDTSGYNDSLSVEALPSGSIDEGSVAVVEIPTPTGFYKGVKHERPGIPGSLELDPQCRSMSMDSAYGTLSPESLLRELNLKEKPGQGEEEAEETEGEVEETEGEELDTEGDAEETEGETVEPEGEEQTASTGSQQSVTNSFKLRRRPPVQPRLHCLQNYAHKSRSEDNLLQLGGATHSPPLQVRDEMTAHRRERLAHSKSMSQLFDRDFLCYPDSAWDPSVSYDGSGKLMDTLRMAEARQGQRANGSASDDEAASSCSLEEASVSSSEARLARRSLAPQHKKLTLAQLYRISTTLVLNSTLTASEV
- the plekhg5b gene encoding pleckstrin homology domain-containing family G member 5 isoform X2 — encoded protein: MVCQHPDCPDRRRAAKVCHHPDCQDLNNKSPLSLCESCDSRCHLNETDSMHFDRHPRFDLQPQGSILARNVSTRSCPPRTSPPCHLEEEEEGGSDRGDRKSAGVKPVKKKPRRRHTDDPSKECFTLKFDLNVDIDTEIVPAMKKKSLREVLGPVFERKGIELSRVDLFLDQSNTPLSLNFEAYRFGGHYLKVKARPGDELKVEQGVKDLRSLSLPIMKPSGSGQGSYIVNPGSERVEHGSLGRRESIDLLGQARRRKNMPAFLGDSSIPSPDSLGSSLPSTAFAAANSAMGPDRWKNRAASRFSGFFSSGAGTSPFGKEMDRVEQLQIKLQSYTMFGLPKVPPQLSFHQDSWEEESETNLALEDSWKQLLDNPESLSRRQFQQQEAIWELIQTEATYIKKLRVITDLFLCCLLNLQESGFLLEVEPTRLFSNVQDIVRLHTTLWAQVMLPALESARRDHTLLDPTQLEEGFHSIGVQFQPYIRYCMEEEACMEYMRSLLRDNEAFRTYVTWAETHKQCNRLKLADMLVKPHQRLTKYPLLLKTVLKKTDDPGARDIISRMVASVETFINSIDSQMYQRQEKKKLASISSRIESYEAVDGGSEEVERILREFNYFDLMAPMKGTPTEETRQLHLEGALRMKEGKDSRMEVYCFLFTDVLLITKPVKRVEKVKVIRQPLLIHNVVCRELKDPGSFLVIYLNEFRTAVAAYSFQANSTAQGRSWIEAICNVQNQFQKLRSETLRQQQGPAGEPEEEESSNSAASSPCLRHKDAQSESQSDGSTETLSVAMMDDTSGYNDSLSVEALPSGSIDEGSVAVVEIPTPTGFYKGVKHERPGIPGSLELDPQCRSMSMDSAYGTLSPESLLRELNLKEKPGQGEEEAEETEGEVEETEGEELDTEGDAEETEGETVEPEGEEQTASTGSQQSVTNSFKLRRRPPVQPRLHCLQNYAHKSRSEDNLLQLGGATHSPPLQVRDEMTAHRRERLAHSKSMSQLFDRDFLCYPDSAWDPSVSYDGSGKLMDTLRMAEARQGQRANGSASDDEAASSCSLEEASVSSSEARLARRSLAPQHKKLTLAQLYRISTTLVLNSTLTAS
- the plekhg5b gene encoding pleckstrin homology domain-containing family G member 5 isoform X1 gives rise to the protein MVCQHPDCPDRRRAAKVCHHPDCQDLNNKSPLSLCESCDSRCHLNETDSMHFDRHPRFDLQPQGSILARNVSTRSCPPRTSPPCHLEEEEEGGSDRGDRKSAGVKPVKKKPRRRHTDDPSKECFTLKFDLNVDIDTEIVPAMKKKSLREVLGPVFERKGIELSRVDLFLDQSNTPLSLNFEAYRFGGHYLKVKARPGDELKVEQGVKDLRSLSLPIMKPSGSGQGSYIVNPGSERVEHGSLGRRESIDLLGQARRRKNMPAFLGDSSIPSPDSLGSSLPSTAFAAANSAMGPDRWKNRAASRFSGFFSSGAGTSPFGKEMDRVEQLQIKLQSYTMFGLPKVPPQLSFHQDSWEEESETNLALEDSWKQLLDNPESLSRRQFQQQEAIWELIQTEATYIKKLRVITDLFLCCLLNLQESGFLLEVEPTRLFSNVQDIVRLHTTLWAQVMLPALESARRDHTLLDPTQLEEGFHSIGVQFQPYIRYCMEEEACMEYMRSLLRDNEAFRTYVTWAETHKQCNRLKLADMLVKPHQRLTKYPLLLKTVLKKTDDPGARDIISRMVASVETFINSIDSQMYQRQEKKKLASISSRIESYEAVDGGSEEVERILREFNYFDLMAPMKGTPTEETRQLHLEGALRMKEGKDSRMEVYCFLFTDVLLITKPVKRVEKVKVIRQPLLIHNVVCRELKDPGSFLVIYLNEFRTAVAAYSFQANSTAQGRSWIEAICNVQNQFQKLRSETLRQQQGPAGEPEEEESSNSAASSPCLRHKDAQSESQSDGSTETLSVAMMDDTSGYNDSLSVEALPSGSIDEGSVAVVEIPTPTGFYKGVKHERPGIPGSLELDPQCRSMSMDSAYGTLSPESLLRELNLKEKPGQGEEEAEETEGEVEETEGEELDTEGDAEETEGETVEPEGEEQTASTGSQQSVTNSFKLRRRPPVQPRLHCLQNYAHKSRSEDNLLQLGGATHSPPLQVRDEMTAHRRERLAHSKSMSQLFDRDFLCYPDSAWDPSVSYDGSGKLMDTLRMAEARQGQRANGSASDDEAASSCSLEEASVSSSEARLARRSLAPQHKKLTLAQLYRISTTLVLNSTLTASEV
- the plekhg5b gene encoding pleckstrin homology domain-containing family G member 5 isoform X4, with translation MHFDRHPRFDLQPQGSILARNVSTRSCPPRTSPPCHLEEEEEGGSDRGDRKSAGVKPVKKKPRRRHTDDPSKECFTLKFDLNVDIDTEIVPAMKKKSLREVLGPVFERKGIELSRVDLFLDQSNTPLSLNFEAYRFGGHYLKVKARPGDELKVEQGVKDLRSLSLPIMKPSGSGQGSYIVNPGSERVEHGSLGRRESIDLLGQARRRKNMPAFLGDSSIPSPDSLGSSLPSTAFAAANSAMGPDRWKNRAASRFSGFFSSGAGTSPFGKEMDRVEQLQIKLQSYTMFGLPKVPPQLSFHQDSWEEESETNLALEDSWKQLLDNPESLSRRQFQQQEAIWELIQTEATYIKKLRVITDLFLCCLLNLQESGFLLEVEPTRLFSNVQDIVRLHTTLWAQVMLPALESARRDHTLLDPTQLEEGFHSIGVQFQPYIRYCMEEEACMEYMRSLLRDNEAFRTYVTWAETHKQCNRLKLADMLVKPHQRLTKYPLLLKTVLKKTDDPGARDIISRMVASVETFINSIDSQMYQRQEKKKLASISSRIESYEAVDGGSEEVERILREFNYFDLMAPMKGTPTEETRQLHLEGALRMKEGKDSRMEVYCFLFTDVLLITKPVKRVEKVKVIRQPLLIHNVVCRELKDPGSFLVIYLNEFRTAVAAYSFQANSTAQGRSWIEAICNVQNQFQKLRSETLRQQQGPAGEPEEEESSNSAASSPCLRHKDAQSESQSDGSTETLSVAMMDDTSGYNDSLSVEALPSGSIDEGSVAVVEIPTPTGFYKGVKHERPGIPGSLELDPQCRSMSMDSAYGTLSPESLLRELNLKEKPGQGEEEAEETEGEVEETEGEELDTEGDAEETEGETVEPEGEEQTASTGSQQSVTNSFKLRRRPPVQPRLHCLQNYAHKSRSEDNLLQLGGATHSPPLQVRDEMTAHRRERLAHSKSMSQLFDRDFLCYPDSAWDPSVSYDGSGKLMDTLRMAEARQGQRANGSASDDEAASSCSLEEASVSSSEARLARRSLAPQHKKLTLAQLYRISTTLVLNSTLTASEV